In a genomic window of Methylovirgula sp. 4M-Z18:
- a CDS encoding type II toxin-antitoxin system VapC family toxin — MKIVADTNVLLRAFVNDDPAQSESAQTELAKAETIAVATPALCELVWVLARSYKVSATEISHILRSLLNMSNVALNRSAVEAGLEMLEAGGDFADGVIAYEGRWLGADTFVSFDKTAVELLQKQGKQARLLV, encoded by the coding sequence ATGAAAATTGTCGCCGACACCAATGTATTGCTTCGCGCTTTTGTCAACGATGACCCCGCACAGAGCGAGTCCGCCCAGACGGAACTCGCAAAAGCCGAGACGATTGCCGTTGCGACACCGGCATTATGCGAGCTCGTGTGGGTTCTCGCCCGAAGCTACAAAGTGTCTGCGACGGAAATTTCGCATATCCTCCGCTCTCTCTTGAACATGTCCAATGTCGCGTTGAACCGCTCGGCGGTCGAAGCCGGGTTGGAGATGCTCGAAGCCGGCGGGGACTTCGCCGATGGCGTGATCGCATACGAAGGTCGCTGGCTGGGAGCCGATACGTTCGTTTCGTTCGATAAGACCGCAGTCGAGCTGTTGCAAAAACAAGGCAAACAAGCGCGCCTATTAGTCTAG
- a CDS encoding ABC transporter ATP-binding protein, with translation MSDASAPLLAVDNLSIAFQQGAQELRVVNDVSFKLERSRTLALVGESGSGKSVTALSIVQLVAAAHYPSGSIRFKGEELLKAKPGRLRALRGSDITMVFQEPLTSLNPLHTIEKQIGEILELHGTRGGAKLRQRVVELLGEVGIPEPAKRLASYPHQLSGGQRQRVMIAMALANRPDLLIADEPTTALDVTVQAQILKLLKELQEKLGMAMLFITHDLTIVRRIADDVAVMCQGEIVEAGPVADVFNNPQHDYTRKLLAAEPKGQPPAVDAGASPVVTAENLKVWFPIKTGLLRRTSGYIKAVDEISITVREGQTVGVVGESGSGKTTLGLAMLRLIRSDGPIVYMGQRIDAFDRKSMRPLRRHMQIVFQDPFGSLSPRLSVAGIVEEGLIVQNPNLSARQRREIVARALAETGLDPASMDRYPHEFSGGQRQRIAIARALAVGPKFVVLDEPTSALDMTVQAQIVDLLRDLQQKRGLAYMFISHDLKVVRALATDLIVMRHGKVMEAGPAAPIFANPQSDYTRALFAAAFRIEAREQVVSQ, from the coding sequence ATGAGCGACGCATCGGCGCCGCTGCTCGCGGTCGATAACTTAAGCATCGCCTTCCAGCAGGGCGCGCAGGAGCTGCGCGTCGTGAACGACGTGTCGTTCAAGCTGGAGCGCAGCCGCACACTGGCGCTGGTCGGTGAATCGGGGTCGGGCAAATCGGTTACGGCGCTCTCGATCGTCCAACTCGTCGCCGCGGCGCATTATCCGTCCGGTAGTATCCGCTTCAAGGGCGAGGAGTTGCTCAAGGCGAAGCCCGGAAGGCTGCGCGCGTTGCGCGGCAGCGACATCACGATGGTGTTTCAGGAGCCGCTGACCTCGCTCAATCCGCTGCATACGATCGAGAAGCAGATCGGCGAGATTCTCGAATTGCACGGCACGCGCGGCGGGGCGAAGCTGCGCCAAAGGGTGGTCGAATTGCTGGGCGAGGTCGGCATTCCCGAGCCGGCGAAGCGGCTTGCGAGCTATCCGCACCAATTGTCCGGCGGTCAGCGCCAGCGCGTGATGATCGCCATGGCGCTCGCCAACCGCCCCGATCTTCTCATCGCCGACGAACCGACGACGGCGCTCGACGTGACGGTGCAGGCGCAGATCCTGAAATTGCTGAAGGAGCTGCAGGAAAAGCTCGGCATGGCGATGCTGTTCATCACCCACGACCTCACCATCGTGCGCCGCATCGCCGACGATGTCGCGGTGATGTGCCAAGGCGAAATCGTCGAGGCCGGCCCTGTCGCGGATGTGTTCAACAACCCGCAGCACGACTACACCCGCAAATTGCTCGCCGCCGAGCCGAAAGGCCAACCGCCGGCGGTCGACGCAGGCGCTTCGCCCGTGGTCACCGCGGAAAATCTCAAAGTATGGTTCCCGATCAAGACCGGCCTGTTGCGCCGTACGTCCGGCTATATCAAGGCGGTGGACGAGATCTCCATTACCGTGCGCGAGGGGCAGACGGTGGGGGTGGTCGGCGAGTCCGGCTCGGGCAAGACGACGTTGGGCCTTGCCATGCTACGCCTCATCAGGAGCGACGGGCCGATCGTCTATATGGGCCAGCGCATCGATGCGTTCGACCGCAAGTCCATGCGGCCGCTGCGGCGTCATATGCAAATCGTCTTCCAGGACCCCTTCGGTTCGCTCTCGCCGCGCCTGTCGGTTGCAGGCATCGTCGAGGAAGGGCTGATTGTCCAGAACCCGAACCTGTCCGCCCGCCAGCGCCGCGAGATCGTCGCGCGGGCGCTCGCCGAAACCGGCCTCGATCCGGCGAGCATGGACCGGTACCCGCACGAATTTTCCGGCGGCCAGCGCCAGCGCATCGCCATTGCGCGCGCTTTGGCGGTGGGGCCGAAATTCGTGGTACTGGACGAGCCGACCTCGGCGCTTGACATGACGGTGCAGGCGCAGATTGTGGATCTGCTGCGCGATCTGCAGCAGAAGAGGGGGCTCGCCTATATGTTCATCAGCCATGATCTGAAAGTGGTCCGGGCGCTCGCGACCGATCTGATCGTGATGCGGCATGGCAAGGTGATGGAAGCGGGGCCTGCGGCACCGATCTTCGCCAATCCGCAAAGCGATTATACGCGCGCGCTCTTCGCGGCAGCTTTCCGCATCGAGGCGCGCGAACAAGTCGTCAGCCAATAG
- a CDS encoding extracellular solute-binding protein, with the protein MTLIDRRSVLKYGSALGASLVLKPAFAADGDVESHGLSIFGDLALPSDFKHFAYVNPDAPKGGKLVMTVLGYSGNESFETFDTLNSYVLKGAGAAGMSAIYDSLMAGTADEPNAAYGLVAQKVKVSKDKLTYRFFLRPEARFHDGSKLTAKDVAFSLNILKEKGHPNYHFNLIDMAEAVAETDDVVRVQFVPKRSRDAHMYVVAMPIFPAAYWATRDFEASTLEPPLGSGAYKVGNFEQGRFIEFDRVDDYWAKDLPVNVGANNFSHIRFEYFRDRQIAFEGFKAGRVTYWGESTSKQWHTGFDFPAFNDGKVKKETLPNNLPASCQTWNFNTRRDKFKDSRVREAIGLCFDFEWTNKNIMYSSFTRTTSYFPNSPNAASGKPSPAELALLEPWRGKAPDEVFGEPYLPPVSDGSGSDRALLQKANQLLLQAGCKRDGDMLKLPDGSPLEIEFLDSTSLFEPIQAPFIANLRKLGIRATSRAVDAAQHKRRTDSYDFDIVVTNLGRGFYPGADLRSIFTSHAADTPGSLNLSGISDPAIDAIVERIATTNSKDDLQTSCRVLDRLLRAGRYSVFCWYRADVWLAYWDAYARPATQPKFGTGAPDTWWWDDAKAKQIGMSE; encoded by the coding sequence GTGACGTTGATCGACCGCCGCTCCGTGCTCAAATATGGCTCCGCGCTGGGGGCGAGCCTGGTGCTCAAGCCGGCCTTTGCGGCTGATGGCGACGTTGAGAGCCACGGTCTCTCGATCTTCGGCGACTTAGCATTGCCGTCCGATTTCAAGCATTTCGCCTATGTCAATCCGGATGCGCCCAAGGGCGGTAAATTGGTGATGACGGTTTTGGGTTATAGCGGCAACGAAAGCTTCGAGACCTTCGATACGCTGAACTCATATGTGTTGAAGGGCGCCGGCGCCGCCGGCATGAGCGCCATCTACGATTCGCTCATGGCGGGGACCGCCGATGAGCCCAATGCGGCCTATGGGCTGGTCGCCCAGAAGGTTAAGGTTTCCAAGGACAAACTGACCTATCGATTCTTTCTACGGCCCGAGGCGCGGTTCCACGACGGATCGAAGCTCACCGCGAAAGACGTCGCCTTCTCGCTGAATATTTTGAAGGAGAAAGGCCACCCCAATTATCATTTCAACCTCATCGACATGGCCGAGGCGGTGGCGGAAACCGACGATGTTGTGCGGGTTCAATTCGTGCCGAAGCGCAGCCGCGATGCGCATATGTATGTCGTCGCCATGCCGATCTTTCCAGCTGCCTATTGGGCGACGCGGGATTTCGAAGCCTCGACACTCGAGCCGCCGCTCGGGTCGGGCGCTTACAAGGTCGGCAATTTCGAACAGGGCCGCTTTATCGAGTTCGACCGCGTCGATGATTATTGGGCCAAAGACCTGCCGGTGAATGTCGGCGCCAACAATTTCAGCCATATCCGCTTTGAGTATTTCCGCGACCGGCAGATCGCCTTTGAAGGGTTCAAGGCTGGCCGCGTGACATATTGGGGTGAGTCGACATCGAAACAATGGCACACCGGCTTCGATTTTCCGGCCTTCAACGACGGCAAGGTCAAGAAGGAAACGCTGCCGAACAACCTGCCGGCGTCATGCCAGACCTGGAATTTCAACACGAGGCGCGACAAGTTCAAGGACTCAAGAGTCCGCGAGGCGATCGGCCTGTGTTTCGACTTCGAATGGACGAACAAGAACATCATGTACTCGTCCTTCACGCGCACGACATCGTATTTTCCGAATTCGCCGAATGCCGCGAGCGGCAAGCCGAGCCCTGCAGAATTGGCGCTGCTAGAGCCCTGGCGCGGCAAGGCGCCTGACGAAGTGTTTGGCGAGCCTTATCTGCCGCCCGTGTCCGATGGCTCAGGCAGCGATCGCGCGCTGTTGCAGAAAGCCAATCAGCTTTTGCTGCAGGCCGGCTGCAAACGCGATGGCGACATGTTGAAATTGCCGGATGGCTCGCCGTTGGAGATCGAGTTTCTCGACTCTACGTCCCTGTTCGAACCGATCCAGGCCCCCTTCATCGCCAATTTGCGCAAACTCGGCATTCGCGCTACCTCGCGGGCGGTCGATGCGGCCCAGCACAAGCGCCGTACCGACAGTTACGATTTCGACATCGTGGTCACCAATCTGGGCCGTGGATTCTATCCGGGCGCCGACTTGCGCAGCATCTTCACATCGCACGCTGCCGATACGCCTGGTTCCCTCAATCTTTCCGGCATCAGCGATCCGGCCATCGATGCGATCGTCGAGCGGATCGCCACGACGAATTCGAAGGACGACCTGCAAACGTCGTGTCGCGTCCTCGACCGCCTCTTGCGCGCCGGCCGTTACAGCGTCTTCTGCTGGTATCGCGCTGATGTGTGGCTCGCCTATTGGGACGCTTATGCCCGGCCGGCGACGCAGCCGAAATTCGGCACCGGCGCGCCCGATACCTGGTGGTGGGACGACGCCAAGGCCAAGCAGATCGGGATGAGCGAATGA
- a CDS encoding ABC transporter permease encodes MSMTLDRSTDLAPPLPKKGLLGLSPVNARRLANFRANKRGYWSFLIFMILFILSLFAEFLCNDRPIVASYKGEILFPVFVDYPEEKFGGFLATTDYRDPVIADEIKAHGWMIWPPIHFSYNTVNLDAPKGPGPVARSAPFAPTWTLPKDYCTTATIKSCDEVEWNWLGTDDQGRDVVARLVYGFRISILFALILSGISSVIGVMAGAVQGYFGGKVDLIFQRVIEIWSSLPRLYILIILAGIFVPGFFVLLSILLLFSWVSLVHLVRAEFLRARNFEYVNAARALGLSDIRIMAKHLLPNAMVATLTFLPFILSGSIEQLTALDYLGLGLPPGSASLGEMLLQGKSNLQAPWLGLTSFFAIAITLSLLVFIGEAVRDAFDPRKTFQ; translated from the coding sequence ATGAGCATGACGCTCGACCGTTCTACCGACCTCGCGCCGCCGCTGCCAAAAAAGGGCCTGCTTGGCCTCTCGCCGGTCAACGCAAGGCGACTCGCCAATTTCAGGGCGAACAAGCGCGGCTATTGGTCGTTTTTGATCTTTATGATCTTGTTCATCCTGTCGCTCTTCGCCGAATTCCTTTGCAACGACCGGCCGATCGTCGCCTCCTACAAGGGCGAGATTCTGTTTCCGGTTTTCGTCGATTATCCGGAAGAGAAATTCGGTGGCTTCCTTGCCACCACCGATTATCGCGACCCGGTCATCGCGGACGAAATCAAGGCGCACGGCTGGATGATCTGGCCGCCGATTCATTTCTCCTACAATACGGTCAATCTCGACGCGCCGAAGGGGCCGGGCCCCGTTGCGCGCAGCGCGCCTTTCGCTCCGACCTGGACGTTGCCGAAAGACTATTGCACGACCGCGACGATCAAATCCTGCGACGAGGTCGAGTGGAACTGGCTCGGCACCGACGATCAGGGCCGCGATGTCGTCGCGCGGCTCGTATATGGTTTCCGCATCTCCATCCTGTTCGCGCTGATTCTCTCCGGCATCTCGTCGGTCATCGGCGTCATGGCGGGGGCGGTGCAGGGCTATTTCGGCGGCAAGGTCGATTTGATTTTCCAGCGCGTCATCGAGATCTGGTCGTCGCTGCCACGCCTCTACATTCTCATCATTCTCGCCGGCATCTTCGTGCCGGGCTTTTTCGTGCTGCTCAGCATCCTTCTGCTCTTTTCCTGGGTGTCGTTGGTGCATCTGGTGCGGGCCGAGTTCCTGCGGGCGCGCAATTTCGAATATGTCAATGCCGCGCGGGCGCTTGGGCTCTCCGACATCAGGATCATGGCCAAGCATCTGTTGCCCAACGCCATGGTCGCGACGCTCACCTTTCTGCCCTTCATTCTGTCCGGCTCGATCGAGCAATTGACGGCGCTCGATTATCTCGGCCTGGGACTGCCACCCGGCTCCGCGTCGCTGGGCGAAATGCTGCTGCAGGGCAAGTCCAATCTGCAGGCGCCATGGCTCGGCCTCACCTCCTTCTTCGCCATCGCCATCACGCTGTCGCTGCTCGTTTTCATCGGCGAGGCCGTGCGCGACGCCTTCGATCCGCGAAAGACGTTCCAATGA
- a CDS encoding prephenate dehydratase, whose protein sequence is MKKIIAYQGEPGANSDIACRDVYAGWETLPCPTFEDALTAVQDGNAALGMIPIENSLAGRVADIHHFLPNTDLHIVGEYFLPIHFQLMAIKGAKLKNIKSVYSHVHALGQCRNIIRQHGFKAVTAGDTAGSAREVRDWNDPTRASLATSLAAEIYGLDILAHNVEDAAHNTTRFVILAREPHYPEAGGDNVTTFIFRVRNVPAALYKSLGGFATNGVNMTKLESYMVDGEFTATQFLADVDGHPDDPPVRRALEEARFFSREVRILGCYPAHPFRIETQKGAE, encoded by the coding sequence ATGAAAAAGATCATCGCTTATCAGGGTGAGCCGGGCGCCAATTCCGATATTGCCTGCCGCGACGTCTATGCCGGCTGGGAGACATTGCCCTGCCCGACCTTCGAGGATGCACTGACCGCCGTGCAGGACGGAAACGCAGCGCTCGGCATGATCCCGATCGAGAATTCGCTCGCCGGCCGTGTCGCCGACATCCATCATTTCCTGCCGAACACCGACCTTCATATCGTCGGAGAATATTTTTTGCCGATTCACTTCCAGCTTATGGCGATCAAGGGCGCCAAGCTCAAGAATATCAAATCGGTCTACAGCCACGTCCACGCGCTCGGCCAATGCCGCAACATCATCCGCCAGCACGGATTTAAAGCGGTGACCGCCGGCGACACGGCCGGCTCGGCCCGCGAGGTGCGCGACTGGAACGACCCGACCCGCGCGTCGCTCGCAACGAGCCTCGCGGCGGAGATCTACGGCCTCGACATTCTCGCCCACAATGTCGAGGATGCCGCGCACAACACGACGCGCTTCGTCATTCTGGCGCGCGAACCGCATTACCCGGAAGCGGGCGGCGACAATGTCACCACCTTCATCTTCCGCGTACGCAACGTGCCGGCGGCGCTCTACAAAAGCCTTGGCGGCTTTGCCACGAATGGCGTCAACATGACCAAGCTCGAAAGCTACATGGTCGACGGGGAATTCACCGCGACGCAATTCCTCGCCGACGTAGACGGCCATCCCGATGATCCGCCGGTGCGCCGCGCCTTGGAAGAAGCGCGCTTCTTCTCGCGCGAGGTGCGGATCCTGGGCTGCTATCCGGCGCATCCGTTTCGCATCGAGACACAAAAAGGCGCAGAGTGA
- a CDS encoding 3-deoxy-manno-octulosonate cytidylyltransferase → MPNPIILIPARMASTRLPGKPLADIHGVPMIVHVWRRAMEAKLGPVVVATDDMIIKQAIEAAGGQAVMTGVHHQSGSDRIWEAVGIADPQARHDVIINVQGDLPTLDPEITRAVMLPLSDASVDIATLTAIIRREEERGDPNIVKMIGTEIAARRYRALYFTRATAPTGEGPLFHHIGLYAYRRAVLERFVHLPPSPLEKREKLEQLRALEAGMRIDVMEVDTVPLGVDNPHELKRARELLR, encoded by the coding sequence ATGCCAAATCCCATCATTCTCATCCCGGCCCGCATGGCCTCGACCCGGCTGCCGGGCAAGCCGCTCGCTGACATCCACGGCGTGCCGATGATCGTCCACGTGTGGCGGCGGGCGATGGAGGCCAAGCTCGGCCCCGTCGTGGTGGCGACCGACGACATGATAATCAAGCAGGCGATCGAGGCAGCCGGCGGCCAGGCGGTGATGACCGGCGTGCACCATCAATCGGGCTCCGACCGGATCTGGGAGGCGGTCGGAATTGCCGACCCACAGGCTCGGCACGACGTCATCATAAACGTCCAGGGCGATCTGCCGACCCTCGACCCCGAGATCACCCGCGCCGTGATGCTTCCGTTGAGCGACGCGTCCGTCGACATCGCAACCCTCACCGCCATCATCCGGCGCGAGGAAGAAAGGGGCGATCCGAACATCGTCAAAATGATCGGCACCGAGATCGCCGCGCGCCGTTACCGCGCGCTCTATTTCACCCGCGCCACCGCGCCCACCGGCGAAGGGCCCCTGTTCCATCACATCGGGCTCTATGCCTACCGCCGCGCGGTTCTGGAGCGTTTCGTGCACCTTCCCCCCTCGCCGCTCGAAAAGCGCGAGAAGCTCGAACAATTGCGGGCGTTGGAAGCCGGGATGCGCATCGACGTGATGGAGGTCGACACCGTGCCGCTCGGCGTCGACAATCCGCACGAACTCAAGCGCGCACGCGAATTACTGAGATAG
- a CDS encoding acyl-CoA dehydrogenase translates to MNIVAATKSSPKLAEFQWDDAFLFDDQLSEDERLIRDTARAYAQEKLLPRVIDAYAHEKTDRGIFNEMGELGLLGVTLPEEYGCAGASYVSYGLVAREVERVDSGYRSMMSVQSSLVMYPIYAYGSDEQKKTYLPKLASGEWVGCFGLTEPDAGSDPGGMKTRAEKVADGYHLTGSKMWISNSPIADVFIVWAKSVAHDNQIRGFILEKGMKGLSAPKIEGKLSLRASITGEIVLDGVVVPESALLPNVAGLKGPFGCLNRARYGISWGVLGAAEDCLHRTRAYTLDRKQFNRPLAQTQLVQKKLADMLTEITLGLQASLRVGRLFDEGRVAPEMISLVKRNNCGKALDIARQARDMHGGNGIAQEYHVMRHAQNLETVNTYEGTHDVHALILGRAITGLQAFF, encoded by the coding sequence ATGAATATCGTTGCAGCAACCAAATCGTCCCCCAAACTGGCGGAGTTCCAGTGGGACGACGCTTTTCTCTTCGACGATCAGCTCTCAGAAGACGAAAGGCTCATTCGCGATACAGCGCGCGCCTATGCGCAAGAGAAACTGTTGCCGCGCGTCATCGACGCCTATGCGCATGAAAAGACCGATCGCGGCATTTTCAATGAGATGGGTGAGCTAGGGCTCCTCGGCGTTACCTTGCCGGAGGAATATGGCTGCGCCGGCGCGTCCTATGTCTCCTATGGCCTCGTCGCGCGCGAGGTCGAGCGGGTCGATTCCGGCTATCGCTCGATGATGTCGGTGCAGTCGTCGCTCGTCATGTATCCGATCTACGCCTATGGCAGCGACGAGCAGAAGAAGACATATCTGCCGAAACTCGCGAGCGGCGAATGGGTCGGCTGTTTCGGCCTTACCGAGCCAGACGCGGGCTCCGATCCCGGCGGCATGAAGACCCGCGCCGAAAAAGTAGCCGACGGCTACCATCTGACCGGCTCGAAAATGTGGATTTCCAACTCGCCCATCGCCGACGTGTTCATCGTCTGGGCGAAGTCGGTGGCGCATGACAATCAAATCCGCGGCTTCATCCTGGAAAAGGGCATGAAGGGCCTGTCGGCGCCAAAAATCGAAGGCAAATTGAGCTTGCGCGCCTCAATCACCGGCGAGATCGTGCTAGACGGCGTTGTCGTTCCCGAGAGCGCGCTGCTGCCCAACGTTGCGGGGCTCAAGGGGCCGTTCGGCTGTTTGAACCGCGCCCGCTACGGCATTTCCTGGGGCGTGCTCGGCGCGGCGGAAGATTGCCTGCATCGCACCCGTGCCTATACGCTCGACCGCAAGCAATTCAATCGGCCGCTTGCGCAAACCCAGCTCGTGCAAAAGAAGCTTGCTGATATGCTGACCGAGATCACGCTTGGGCTGCAGGCCTCTTTGCGTGTCGGCCGTCTCTTCGACGAAGGCCGGGTTGCGCCCGAAATGATTTCGCTCGTGAAGCGCAACAATTGCGGCAAAGCACTCGACATCGCCCGCCAGGCCCGCGACATGCATGGTGGCAACGGCATCGCGCAGGAATATCATGTGATGCGACACGCGCAGAATCTGGAAACGGTGAACACCTACGAGGGCACGCACGACGTGCACGCGTTGATCCTCGGCCGCGCCATTACGGGGTTGCAGGCGTTCTTTTGA
- a CDS encoding AbrB/MazE/SpoVT family DNA-binding domain-containing protein, protein MSTLTVTAKGQVTLRKDLLAHLGVHPGDKIEVEKLPNGRVEVRAVAAQRHISDLFGVLKRKNRPALSINEINEATAKGWAGEK, encoded by the coding sequence ATGAGCACCCTGACGGTTACGGCAAAAGGGCAGGTCACTTTGCGGAAAGACCTTCTCGCACACCTCGGCGTTCATCCTGGCGATAAGATCGAGGTCGAAAAGCTTCCCAACGGCCGGGTCGAAGTTCGGGCCGTGGCTGCTCAGAGACATATTTCCGACCTTTTCGGCGTCTTGAAGCGCAAGAATCGCCCCGCCTTGTCCATCAACGAGATCAACGAGGCGACGGCGAAAGGATGGGCCGGCGAGAAATGA
- a CDS encoding microcin C ABC transporter permease YejB, translating to MIAYIIRRLLLMIPTIFGIMLISFVIVQFAPGGPVERVIAQLQGLDNGSRVGGGGGDASSQAGMQQGGDTSRYRGAQGLDPKFIEELNKQFGFDKPAYERFWIMVKNYTRFDFGKSYFRDADVLELIKEKLPVSISLGLWMMILSYAISIPLGIRKAVADGSRFDIWTSGVVIIGYAIPGFLFAILLIVLFAGGSFWNIFPSRGIVSEDWATLSWPDRIVDYLWHIVLPVTSMALGAFATTTFLTKNSFLDEIRKQYVLTARMKGLSERGVLYGHVFRNAMMIVIAGFPGAFISAFFAGSLLIENIFSLDGLGLLSYESIINRDYPVVFANLYIYALLALAVNLLSDLTYTWVDPRIDFETREV from the coding sequence ATGATCGCCTATATCATCCGCCGCCTGTTGCTGATGATCCCGACGATTTTTGGCATCATGCTGATCTCCTTCGTCATCGTGCAATTCGCGCCGGGCGGCCCGGTCGAGCGGGTGATCGCGCAATTGCAGGGCCTCGACAATGGCTCGCGCGTCGGCGGCGGCGGGGGCGATGCGTCGTCGCAGGCGGGCATGCAGCAAGGCGGCGATACGTCGCGCTATCGCGGCGCCCAGGGGCTCGATCCGAAATTCATCGAAGAGCTGAACAAGCAATTCGGTTTCGACAAACCGGCCTATGAGCGCTTCTGGATCATGGTGAAGAATTATACCCGTTTCGATTTCGGCAAGAGCTATTTCCGCGACGCCGATGTGCTTGAGCTGATCAAGGAAAAGCTGCCGGTTTCGATTTCGCTTGGCCTCTGGATGATGATTCTCTCCTACGCGATTTCGATTCCGCTCGGGATCCGCAAGGCGGTCGCGGACGGTTCGCGGTTCGATATCTGGACATCCGGCGTCGTCATTATCGGTTATGCCATTCCCGGTTTCCTGTTCGCCATTCTTCTCATCGTTCTCTTCGCCGGCGGATCGTTCTGGAATATCTTTCCGTCCCGGGGCATCGTGTCCGAAGATTGGGCGACGCTGTCCTGGCCGGATAGGATCGTCGATTATCTGTGGCATATCGTTTTGCCTGTCACCTCGATGGCGCTTGGCGCTTTCGCCACAACGACGTTCCTGACCAAGAATTCCTTCCTCGACGAGATCCGCAAGCAATACGTGCTCACCGCGCGCATGAAGGGCCTCTCCGAGCGCGGCGTTCTCTATGGCCACGTCTTCCGCAACGCGATGATGATCGTGATTGCGGGTTTTCCCGGCGCCTTCATTTCGGCCTTCTTCGCCGGTTCGCTGCTGATCGAGAATATTTTCTCGCTCGATGGCTTGGGCCTCCTCTCCTATGAATCGATCATCAACCGCGATTATCCGGTGGTTTTCGCCAATCTCTACATTTACGCCCTGCTGGCACTAGCGGTGAATCTTCTCTCCGATCTCACCTATACGTGGGTTGATCCGCGTATCGATTTCGAAACGCGCGAGGTTTGA
- a CDS encoding c-type cytochrome, with product MDSFEFNKIAGAVLGTLLFTFALGLFSEAIFSQEKPAKPGYDLPAVADNAAGGVAPKDAAPAVPLPELLAKADPKKGEQFTKACQACHSFDKGGPAKVGPPLYGVVGRAKGSVAGFAYSDAMKGKGGDWSYDDINAFITNPRGFVSGTKMGFAGEKDAGHRADILAYLRTLSDSPVDFPK from the coding sequence ATGGATTCCTTCGAGTTTAACAAGATTGCAGGAGCGGTTCTCGGAACCCTTCTTTTCACCTTCGCACTGGGGCTGTTCTCGGAAGCCATCTTCTCGCAAGAGAAGCCGGCGAAGCCCGGCTATGACCTGCCGGCCGTTGCCGACAATGCCGCTGGTGGCGTCGCGCCGAAGGATGCGGCGCCGGCGGTGCCGCTGCCCGAATTGCTGGCCAAGGCCGACCCGAAGAAGGGCGAGCAGTTCACCAAGGCCTGCCAGGCTTGCCACAGCTTCGACAAGGGCGGCCCGGCCAAGGTCGGCCCGCCGCTTTATGGTGTCGTTGGCCGCGCGAAGGGAAGCGTCGCGGGTTTCGCCTATTCGGACGCCATGAAGGGCAAGGGCGGCGATTGGTCGTATGACGATATCAACGCCTTCATCACCAACCCGCGCGGTTTCGTTTCCGGCACCAAGATGGGTTTTGCCGGCGAGAAGGATGCGGGCCACCGCGCCGACATCCTCGCCTATCTGCGTACCCTCTCGGACAGCCCGGTCGATTTCCCGAAATAA